The genomic segment CACCGGCAACCACGTGCAGGCCCTGCACCGCAGCCGCGTTGGCGGGCTGGACCTGCAGGGGCTGGACGAAGGGCAATGGCGGCAGCTCACCTCCACCGACCTGGATACGCTGTTCGCTCCATGACCACTATCGCTGCGCTGCCGTTCCTGCCCGACGCCGTCATCTTCGACATGGACGGCCTGATGATCGACAGCGAGCGGGTCGCGCTGGCCTGCTGGAGCGAGGCCGCCGACGAATTCGGACTGGGCCTGGACAAGGCAGTGTTCCTGCGCATGGTTGGCCTCGGCGATCGTGACACGCACGCACTGCTGCGCGCGCAGGGCATCGAAGACAGCGTGATCGAAGCGGTCGCGGCACGCTGCCATGACCTGTATGAAGCACGCACGCAGACCGGCCTGCCGCTGCGGCCGGGCATCCTGGAGCTGCTGGAACTGCTGAAGGCGCACGCGGTTCCGCGCGCGGTGGCGACCACCACCCGGCAGCCGCGCGCCAACCGCAAGCTGGCCGCGGCGGGCCTGCTGCCCTACTTCGATGCGGTGATCACCAGTGGCGACGTGGCGCGGCCGAAGCCGGCGCCGGATATCTACCTGTTGGCCGCGCAGCGGCTGGGACAGGCGCCGGAGCGCTGCCTGGCGCTGGAGGACTCACCGGCCGGTACGCGCGCCGCATTGGCGGCCGGCATGACCGTGATCCAGGTGCCGGACCTGGTGCACCCGGACGAAGAGTTGCGCGCACTGGGCCATCGCATCGTCGGCTCGCTGGTGGACGCGCACGCACTGCTGCTGCCGCTGCTGCCGAAATAAGGTGGGTGCCAACCGCACCTGACGGTGGGTGCCAACCTTGGTTGGCACACTTCACCGCTCTGGTGGATGCCAACCTTGGTTGGCACACCCCAATGCCCCGGTGGGTGCCGACCGTTGGTCGGCACACCTTCCCCTCACACCCGCCCGAACACCAGGGCGGCGTTGGTGCCACCGAAGCCGAAACTGTTGGACATCACCGTATCCAGCCTCTGCTCGCGGCTTTCGCGCAGGATCGGGAAGCTCTCCACCTTCGGGTCCAGCTCGGCGATGTTGGCTGAACCGGCAACGAAGCCGTCGCGCATCATCAGCAGGCAGTAGATCGCCTCGTGCACGCTGGCCGCGCCCAGCGAATGGCCGGACAACGCCTTGGTCGAGGACAGCGGTGGCACTGCATCGCCGAACACTTCGCGGATCGCGTTGAGCTCGGTGACGTCGCCCAGCGGGGTCGAAGTGCCGTGGGTGTTGAGGTAGTCCAGCGGGCGATCGATGCCCTGCAGCGCCATCTTCATGCAGCGCACGGCGCCTTCGCCGGACGGCGCCACCATGTCGGCACCGTCGGAGGTCACGCCGTAGCCGATCAGTTCGGCATGGATGTGCGCACCGCGTGCGACGGCGTGGTCGTAATCCTCCAGCACCAGCATGCCGCCGCCACCGGCGATGACGAAGCCGTCGCGGTCCTTGTCGTACGGGCGCGAGGCGCTGGCCGGGGTTTCGTTGAAGCTGGTGGACAGCGCGCCCATCGCGTCGAACATCACGCTCATCGACCAGTGCAGGTCTTCGCCGCCGCCGGCAAACATGATGTCCTGCGCGCCGTGGCGGATCATGTCCGCGGCCGCGCCGATGCAGTGCGCCGAGGTCGCGCAGGCGGCCGACAGCGAGTAGCTGACGCCCTTGATCTGGTAGGCGGTGGCCAGGCAGGCCGAGACCGTCGAGCACATCGTGCGCGGCACCATGTACGGGCCGACCTTGCGCACGCCACGTTCGCGCAGCAGGTCGACTGCGCCGATCTGCCATTCGCTGGAGCCGCCACCGGAGCCGGCGATCAGGCCGGTGCGCAGGTTGCTGACCTGCTCGGGGCTGAGCCCGGCATCGGCGATGGCATCGCGCATGGACAGGTAGGCAAAGGCCGCCGCATCGCTCATGAAGCGCTTCTGCTTGCGGTCGATCAGCGCGTCCAGGTCGAGGTCGACACGGCCGCCGACCTGGCTGCGCAGCCCGGCTTCGGCGTGGTCGGCCAGCGTGGTGATGCCCGAGCGGCCTTCGCGCAGCGCGGCCGAGACGGTATCCAGATCATTGCCGAGGCAGGACGTGATGCCCATGCCGGTGATGACGACGCGACGCATCAGAAGCTCCCGGTTTCGGTGAACAGGCCGACGCGCAGGTCGCGCGCGCTGTAGATTTCGCGGTCATCCACGTACATGCGGGCGTCCGACTGGGCCATCACCAGCTTGCGGTTGATGACCCGGCTGATATCGATCTCGTAGCGCACGAGCTTGGCATCCGGCAGCACCTGGCCGGTGAACTTCACTTCACCGCAGCCCAGCGCGCGGCCCTTGCCGGGGGCGCCCAGCCAGGTCAGGAAGAAGCCGGTCAGCTGCCACATGGCATCCAGGCCCAGGCAGCCGGGCATCACCGGGTCGCCGATGAAATGGCAGCCGAAGAACCACAGGTCCGGGCGGATATCCAGTTCGGCGCGTACCATGCCTTTGCCATGTGGTCCGCCGTCCTCGCGGATTTCGGTGATGCGGTCGAACATAAGCATCGGATCGTTGGGCAGACGGCCGGCGGCGGCGCCGAACAGTTCACCGCGTGCGCTGGCCAGCAGCTGGTCGCGGTTGAACGCGTGGAGACGAGTCATGGAAAGCGCAATCCTGGAAGCGAAAACGAGGCAACAATCCGTCGAGGATGCACGACGGTTGCAGCGGGAATCAAACCGCCGCACCGTACGCGTGCGTAGTGTTTTCCGCCCAGATCGCGCATCCCGTTGATGCACAACGACCATACTTCGCCGTCTGGACCGGTACGGTGCGGGTATGATGTCGGCCA from the Stenotrophomonas maltophilia genome contains:
- the fabB gene encoding beta-ketoacyl-ACP synthase I encodes the protein MRRVVITGMGITSCLGNDLDTVSAALREGRSGITTLADHAEAGLRSQVGGRVDLDLDALIDRKQKRFMSDAAAFAYLSMRDAIADAGLSPEQVSNLRTGLIAGSGGGSSEWQIGAVDLLRERGVRKVGPYMVPRTMCSTVSACLATAYQIKGVSYSLSAACATSAHCIGAAADMIRHGAQDIMFAGGGEDLHWSMSVMFDAMGALSTSFNETPASASRPYDKDRDGFVIAGGGGMLVLEDYDHAVARGAHIHAELIGYGVTSDGADMVAPSGEGAVRCMKMALQGIDRPLDYLNTHGTSTPLGDVTELNAIREVFGDAVPPLSSTKALSGHSLGAASVHEAIYCLLMMRDGFVAGSANIAELDPKVESFPILRESREQRLDTVMSNSFGFGGTNAALVFGRV
- the fabA gene encoding 3-hydroxyacyl-[acyl-carrier-protein] dehydratase FabA — its product is MTRLHAFNRDQLLASARGELFGAAAGRLPNDPMLMFDRITEIREDGGPHGKGMVRAELDIRPDLWFFGCHFIGDPVMPGCLGLDAMWQLTGFFLTWLGAPGKGRALGCGEVKFTGQVLPDAKLVRYEIDISRVINRKLVMAQSDARMYVDDREIYSARDLRVGLFTETGSF
- a CDS encoding HAD family hydrolase, coding for MTTIAALPFLPDAVIFDMDGLMIDSERVALACWSEAADEFGLGLDKAVFLRMVGLGDRDTHALLRAQGIEDSVIEAVAARCHDLYEARTQTGLPLRPGILELLELLKAHAVPRAVATTTRQPRANRKLAAAGLLPYFDAVITSGDVARPKPAPDIYLLAAQRLGQAPERCLALEDSPAGTRAALAAGMTVIQVPDLVHPDEELRALGHRIVGSLVDAHALLLPLLPK